Genomic window (Gadus chalcogrammus isolate NIFS_2021 chromosome 3, NIFS_Gcha_1.0, whole genome shotgun sequence):
TGGCGTATGGTAGGCCAGGTATGGCGTAGGGTAGGCCAGCTATGGCGTAGGGTAGGCCAGGTATGGCGTAGGGTAGGCCAGCTATGGCGTAGGGTAGGCCAGCTATGGCGTAGGGTAGGCCAGCTATGGCGTACGGTAGGCTAGGTATGGCGTATGGTGGCTAGGTATGGCgtagggtgggttagggttcCCGGGCTTCACGCCCTACGACTCACCATGCCAGGCCTCAGCGTGCCCGGGCGGAGGGCTTTGTTGAGCAGCTTGGGGTTGATTGACAGCTTGATGCTGAGAGCCCCGCTCTTGGTGATGTCCAGCTTGAGGACCACACAGCGGACCAGCATGCCCGGGCGGAAGACCCGGTCCAGGGACGAGATCTCCTGCACAGAGTAACACAGAAAGAGCTCTTAGCAATATGAAGAATGACACATCCAGGGCTAATCTACAACTCTGGTTCCTTGCTTAATGTCATCTTTTAATCCAACAATGGaagtcatttacatttacggcatttagcagacggtattatccaaagcgacttacaataagtccatttgtcagaagaaagagaaacaacaatatatctctgtgggtacagtaaggatgatcatagaaccaagtgccaagcactaaccatcactaggttaacccattccccgtacacaacacagatagccagggtaagatgctacaccatgctaagtactCAGGTAATCGAGCAGAATAAGGACAAGAGAACCAGGGTGTGCAGTCCAGGAGCCATAGGCACCTCACCGTTAGACTGCAggttaatgataatgataataataataatgataagatTAATAATTGCATATGAAGGCGCCTTTCTCTGCACTCAAGGACGCCGTACAAAAGGTACACAAACGTCATTTGAAAGTAACAACACTAAGAAAAAGAAATGCTAATAAAACCCGACAGAGTAACTGGCCTCCGGCTGAGCACGCCGTTGAGAGCCGGGAGCCCCacctctgtgccctgtgagcgCAGCTGCTCGCTGAGCAGCTTGGTGTAGCCGTCGCTGATGTTCTTGATCTGCAGGAACCCCAGCAGCCCGCAGGGGAGGCTCATCACCACGTCGAAGTCGGCCACCTCCTTCACACAGGCCAGCATCAGCATGCCCTCCTTGATGTTCTGGAAGGACAAACCACAGCCGACCGGTTAGAACCCGCTTCAGACCTCAACGTCTGCAGTCAACGGTAAACAGACTGCATTtacacagcgcttttctaaccggtggccactcaaagcgctggACAATATTGCcgaacattcacccattcatgtcAGAcagcgacggcggagtcagccacgcagggcgacagccagctggtcaggagcagtcagggtgaggcgtctcgctcagggacacctccacactcagctaggaggagccggggatcgaactagcgaccttcaggttaccagccgacccgagtgtcgaggtgaccctgagcaagacgcctcaccctaactgctgcCGATGAgatggctgtcgccttgcatggttgacaccgccatcggtgtgggaatgtgtgcatgaatgggtgttttctgtttagaaaagcgctgtgtaattgcagtccgtttaccattTAATGCCATGTCGGTGCCATACATGGCGATGTAAAAGCCGACCCTGTACCTTAAGATGTAGGATCTCCACATATTTTGCCGGGGCGTTGAGCGTCACTGGGTCAGAGgcactcttcttcttcttggcaGTCGTGCTGTCTTCCTTAGagcctcccttcctcttcttcgtcTCTGGTTGCACATGGGGCTGTGGGGTGAAATACAGGATTTAATCTACAATATCCAGGAAATGTACGGGACAAAAAGATCAGCTTAAATACGACATGTACAGAGTATGATCCATCATTAAGACTTGTAAAAAATAATTTTGtaactacatttacatttacgacATTGAGCAGacacatttatccaaagcgacttacaataagtatttTTATCAGAAGAAAGAATCAACTATATATcgtgtcggtacagtaaggatgtcaTAAAGACAAGTGcgaagcactaaccatcactaggttaacctattccccgtttacaacagagatagctaggatactACACCATGCAAAGTACTGTATTTGTgtgcaaggatgtacaacatacaataagcgcGTACATTAGAGCAAGTAGTACAACCTGCATTAGGTGCGTACATTCAGTAAATAGACAACAAGTACTATACATAATGTTTGTTTGGATAACGATGAGTATGAAACAAGGTTGAGTGTGGAAGTGTCAGGGCCGTACCTGAAAGAGGTTGTCcacttccttcctctcttccagTGTTTTGGTCTCAGCAGGCTTCTTCTCAATTCCTCCACGAGGAAAGTCTTCCTCTGTCGATGCCATGTTTGTCTTTAGAATATTCCAGTTGtctgaaaaaatacatacacatccCCACACAGCATAGGTAAGATCAGGTGAGTTTTGTGCATACTGTTTGATACTGCTAATCCATGATGTGACACAGATACTGGAGTAGCTGGATGTTCAGATTACATCCAAGCCAGAATCGATTGCAGTAAACATGAAGCCATCTCTTCCATCACCATCAGGAGACCATCAACAAGGGATGTCTGTATCCATATCAATGATTATTAAATGATCTGCTGCTGACATTTGACAGCAGCTATTCTGAGAAGTACATGAGCTCTTTTATTAAAGGTTAATCAGCCATTGTTTGTGCATTTAAAGTACAGATAGCACAGGTGATATCACGATATCATCACATAACATCAAAGCTCTGGAGGTCACAGTCAGACCTACATAAAGGTAGGCCGGAGGCAGGTATAACATGCTGAGATCAGTCAGAgagaacccaaacacacacacggcacttTAATACCAGAAACACACAAGGTAGCTCACACATTATAGCATCAAAACTTAGCCAAGAGGCAGCCTATACATCTGACAAAGTGCAGCCTTTATGTCTATAGTTACGTAGTTTCACACTGATATGAAGACAGCATGCAATAAAAGCTCATTATAATCAGTATTCTTACATTATTCGTGTTAAATCTCCGCTTCATCAGAATTCAAAACTCACGTGTAGAGCCTCAGCGTGCCACTAACCCGGAAGCACAACCCGGGGGAGAGGGTTCAACGCTTACCCAATCAGCGCTGGGATCGAATGGTCGACGTGTTTACAAACCAATCGGCAGGCCGAACTTTTGAGCGACGTGGTCGTCGTCCAACCAGATGGCGTGTTTCGAGAAGAAGGTGGGACTTCTGGTTGTTGCTGAATGATCGATGTGTTTGTCAACCAATCGGCGGGAAGGATATTTGAGCGACGTTGGTGTCCCCCACCCGGATGGCTTTTCTTGAAAGAAGGTGGGACATCCGGTTGTATAGCACTGAGGCCACCGCTGAAGGACACTTGTCTCACTCCGCTCTCGTCTCACTCCAGGGTTCACTCTTAAAGGTGAGAGAGGACACACTCCTTAAGCAAAGGCACTATTGCACTTTAAATGCATGCTTTAAAACTCTATAACTCGCTCctaatgtattttattggtgTTTCCTGTTTCAGTTAATGCCACAGTATGAGCTAGCAAGCTAAGCTAATCCTCGCATGTTAACCAGCTTTGATATAACTGACTGCTTAGTTGGTTAATGCAGAATGAGTCAGATCATTAACTGAGCTGTATGGTAATGCAAAGTGTAAACACTGACTTTATCTTTAAAGGAAGGTGATTGGTGGATGAATAAGGCAATGTCAAGTTATATCAGACAGAAGCAATCAATGACGGAACTCAATCCAAAGATCACAGACTGTGATGATGTCTGAAATGACACTAAATTCAATCCATGAGTAGGTTTAGAAGGAGATCTTGGAGTGGTCCTGACCTGATTTGTGTTACTGGCCCTTTTAACTGTAATCTCTGTACCGTTACTTTAACTATCTGCCTTCATCATGGTCTCCTtcactacttcctgtctgtgtgttccttAACATCTATTCgcctgtgttttgtgttttccaGGACCATTAAAACCACAGAATGGGCGGACACGACACCGGATCTCACCAGTTCACTGGCATCGCCAAGTACTTCAACTCCTACACCATCACAGGGCGGAGGAATGTGAGTTCAGGGCGTCTCTACATCGAGTGATGATGCGAGATGATTAAATGAGATGTGATCGTTGTTGATGAGGCGTTAACGTGGGTCTGGTCTGGTTCTTGTTCCTCCAGTGCGTACTGGCAACCTACGCCACCATCGcctccctcatcctcttcttcaaACTGAAGCCCAAGAAACAGGCCGCCGTCACTGAGAAATGATGTAAGGGACGCCTTCCCTCCTCTAAAGGGCCGCTGTCACGCCACCGGGTGTCAGGCCACCAGGTGTCAGTGTgatcagccgttacaagccgtttgaaaatctgcctgtctgtgttttaTTGACGTCACAAGTGGTCGCGTCCACCTACATGTAAGATGCACAGATTTTAAAATGGCTTGTAGCagttaatcacactcacacctggtggcataaggTCACCCCTTTaatgaggctgagaacaatgggttcttcttcttcttgggagGCGACATGCATCCATTTCACATTTACAGTTGATTCACTGGATAAGCTGTTCATTATAGCCTGTTAATACTCAAATCTCTAATTGCGTTGAGCAGTCTGCAGATGCATCGAGTCCAGACTGATTCCTCAGcgttgtctcttctctctctctcttcaggttCCCCTGAGCCGGGTGGATCGtcgctgagggaggaggaggcgtcgTGATGCGCTTGTAATAAACTGTCTGTaccatgtaaaaaaaatataacaataaaCATGTTTCAAAAATTATTAAAAACACTTTTATTTACAAGTTTAACGGTATAAAAGACACTATAATACAGAACAGCAACGAGTCGAATACAGCAGAACTCATGgcggcaattaaaaaaaaaagtctaggATTAGTATTGGCACCTCCCCTTGTTAGGCTTGTCTGTCAACATTAGCTTGCGGCCTGCGTCTTATTTAAATGACAAATCAAACGTCGGATCACAACGTCAAAGCCTTGATTTAAACCTTCATCAGTGATCACCAGGTCTTCGTTTTCCTGCCCCACTGCCATCGATGGAGAACCCTGTCAATCAAACTTCTGATCGGGTGGGTTGACGTAAAAGTTCTAGAGCGTCGTAGTCAGGGGTTCTAGAGCATCCGGGTTAGGGTTCTGGAGGGTCAGGGGTTGTAGGCGCCGGCAGCCAGGAGGAGGTTCCTGCGGGTGAAGTGCAGGTGGATGACGGGCGTGGCCTTGGTCAGGTAGGtgcccagcagcagctcctgggAGTTCTCCGGGAGGTGGATGTGGCCCGTGGTGGCCGTGAAGTCGTCCGTCTCCAGCTCGTCGAAGGCTTTGAACGCGTCCCACAGGCGCACCGTGTTGTCCATGGAGCCTGGAGACGAACGTCATTCATTATTTATCGGATATagatacatttacattcagggcgtttttcttccaaagcgactcacaataagtacatttgtcagaagaagaaacaacaatatatccctgtggtacagtaaggatgttcatagaacatcggtcactaggttaacccattccccgtatacaacaaagatagctcggATAAAAAAGAAATCAAAACTAAGCGTGGGTTATTATAAATCAAGGAATTTCTTTGTTGTGGGGGCAATGAAATAGGTAGACCACTAGTATGCCCATATAACCACTTATTTGTCACCATTAGGGCGGcatttggctcaggaggtagagcgggtcagctggtaactggaaggtcgctagttcgatcccacgcctcaccctgactgctcctgaccagctggctgtcgccctgcgtggctgactccgccgtcggggtgggaatgggtgaatgaaggtgtgaatgtgaggcagtatcgtaaagcgctttgagaggccactggttagaggagcgctgtctaaatgcagtccgttttcTATGATCACACTTTGAGTGCTGCTGAGTTCACCCACCGGAGGCCAGGATCTCCCCGTCGCGGCTGAACTTGAGGGTGTAGATGGCGTCTGTGTGTCCCTTCAGGTCTCCGATCATGATGCCGTGGCCGATGTCCCACAGCAGCACGCGGCCGTCCGTCGCCCCCGACGCCATGAACTTCCCGTTGGGGGAGAAGGCGATCGCGTGGATCGGACCCTGGACGACAGACGTGCAAGAGCGGGAGAAGAATGAAGATTTAACCTATCTTATATTTCTTCCTGGTACTTTGTAGGGGTGGGGCAAAACATCGATAAGGCGATGTATCGTCGCCCTTCTATGTGCGATCTGAGAATCGATACACTGGCACCAAATatcgtttttttaaattaataaaataagggGCTCTAAACAGATTTCCCTGCTTCTCCAGGGGGCCCTCAACACACGAATGAGGGAAACTTGAACAGACATTAACTAGCCAAAGACAGTCGCTGAAAAACTCAGTTTGGACCTCGAATAAAGACCGAAATCCAGCACTTTATCTTTTCAGTCTTATAGTATTCATCGTTAGACATATATCGTGATATATCTCTATTGGATTGTCTAACAACATAGTGATTATCGCGGAATAGCTGTATTGCGATATTATCGGTATCGTGGGCCATGTATCGCGTATCCTATCATGAGGCACCCTGTGATTCCCTCCCCTCGTACTTTGTGATGACGTCTCAAACTAAACCGGGCGCTGCAGAACGTGAGCAGCAGACCCCTCGTCCGATGCCTCACCTTGTGCCCGGTCAGGATGCGGACGCAGTTCCCGGTCAGGACGTCCCAGAGACGGATGGTGCGGTCCGAGGAGCCCGTGGCCACGTAGTTGGAGTTGGGGTGGAAGCGGGTGCAGGTGATGTCGGCCAGGTGGCCAGCGAACATCCGCAGGGGCTGGTAGTGGTCCGTGGCCCACAGGCTGCAGAGAACACCACAGAACGTCATCAACTACCGTGTGATGACGAGGCTTCGCTCAGGAGCaggagcgggttgactggtcaGCGggaggtcgctagttcgatccccggctcctcctagctgagtgtcgaggtgcccctgagcgagacgcctccccctgactgctcctgaccagctggctgtcgccctgcggggtcGACTCCGTTgtcggggtgtgaatgtgtgaatgaacgggtgaatgtgggGCAGTGTTGTAACGCccttgagtggccactggttagaggaGCGCTGTGTTACGGAGTCCGTTCTCATGCGCGTTGAACCACAGGGAGGGGGTCCTCACCGAGCCACGCGGTCGTGCCCCCCGCTGATGAAGTAGTACCCGTAGGGGCTGAACTGCGTGTCCCACACGGGGTAGTTGTGGCCCTTGTAGCCCACCAGGCAGGTGAAGGTCTGCAGGCTCCACAGACGCACCGTCCCGTCCTCGGAGCACGACAGCAGGT
Coding sequences:
- the atp5md gene encoding ATP synthase membrane subunit DAPIT, mitochondrial, producing MGGHDTGSHQFTGIAKYFNSYTITGRRNCVLATYATIASLILFFKLKPKKQAAVTEK